In one Musa acuminata AAA Group cultivar baxijiao chromosome BXJ2-5, Cavendish_Baxijiao_AAA, whole genome shotgun sequence genomic region, the following are encoded:
- the LOC103973652 gene encoding uncharacterized protein LOC103973652, with product MSGSAFNAFKARVPIEWSPRLYITLVRGLPGTRHLHRRTLDAMRLRRCHRTVAHRNTPSLLGMLNQVKRLVVVETEAMFNSRKQQQEEHRALRPPIAVSHSPPPTTSSAADSAK from the exons ATGAGCGGGAGCGCGTTCAATGCGTTCAAGGCGCGGGTGCCGATCGAGTGGAGCCCGAGGCTATACATCACGCTGGTGCGCGGCCTCCCTGGCACCCGCCACCTCCACCGCCGCACCCTTGACGCGATGCGCCTCCGCCGCTGCCACCGTACCGTTGCTCACCGCAACACCCCCTCCCTCCTCGGCATGCTCAACCAG GTGAAGCGGTTGGTGGTTGTGGAGACGGAGGCGATGTTCAACTCCAGGAAGCAACAACAAGAGGAGCACCGAGCCCTGCGGCCACCCATCGCCGTCAGCCATTCCCCTCCTCCCACTACCTCTTCCGCAGCCGATTCTGCTAAGTAG